A genomic segment from Orrella daihaiensis encodes:
- a CDS encoding phenylacetic acid degradation protein PaaY, protein MNELKVYSIDGITPVVDPSAYVHPSAVLIGDVIVGPDCYVGPAACLRGDFGRLVLMRGANVQDTCVMHGFPDGETVVEENGHIGHGAVLHGCRVGYNAMVGMNAVVMDNVVIGKEAIVAASAFVKAGTVIADRMLVAGVPAKVVRELSQQEIDWKSEGTALYQALTRRSLSTMQAVKPLQTVEPNRKRIEMPGVVPLVTLKAKQNN, encoded by the coding sequence ATGAATGAATTAAAAGTGTATTCAATCGACGGCATTACCCCAGTCGTTGATCCTAGCGCCTACGTCCACCCTAGCGCCGTGCTCATCGGCGACGTCATTGTCGGGCCTGATTGTTATGTCGGCCCCGCGGCCTGCCTGCGCGGCGACTTTGGTCGCTTGGTACTCATGCGCGGCGCCAACGTTCAAGACACCTGCGTCATGCACGGATTTCCGGATGGCGAAACCGTCGTAGAAGAAAATGGTCACATTGGCCATGGCGCCGTCCTGCACGGCTGTCGGGTCGGCTACAACGCCATGGTGGGGATGAATGCGGTTGTCATGGACAACGTGGTGATCGGCAAAGAGGCGATAGTGGCGGCCTCGGCGTTTGTTAAAGCCGGCACCGTCATTGCTGATCGCATGCTGGTCGCAGGTGTGCCTGCCAAAGTCGTTCGCGAACTTTCGCAGCAGGAAATCGATTGGAAATCAGAGGGCACTGCCTTATACCAAGCGCTCACGCGCCGAAGCCTGTCAACGATGCAGGCGGTTAAACCGCTACAAACCGTTGAGCCGAATCGAAAGCGTATTGAAATGCCTGGTGTAGTACCTTTGGTGACGCTCAAAGCCAAACAGAACAATTGA